Proteins from a genomic interval of Nocardia sp. BMG51109:
- the bioD gene encoding dethiobiotin synthase, which produces MLIVTGTSTDVGKTVVTAALAALARSRGRSVAVCKPAQTGVRPGEDGDLSEIARLAGVTRTLELARYPDPLAPDTAARRAGQPLLTLGETVRAVDSLADADLTLVEGAGGLLVRLGDFTVVELAQKLAAPVLVVAAAGLGTLNHSALTTRALAAAGIPCAGLVIGSWPAAPDLAAECNLADLPEVTGAEVVGAVPEGAARRHPDAFAEAAPGWFRPEWRERYLS; this is translated from the coding sequence GTGCTGATCGTGACCGGGACCTCCACCGACGTCGGGAAGACGGTCGTGACCGCGGCATTGGCCGCCCTCGCGCGGTCGCGCGGGCGTTCGGTGGCCGTGTGTAAACCGGCGCAGACCGGCGTGCGGCCGGGGGAGGACGGCGATCTGTCGGAGATCGCGCGGCTGGCCGGTGTCACCCGGACCCTCGAATTGGCCAGGTACCCCGACCCTCTCGCTCCCGACACCGCGGCCCGCCGCGCCGGGCAACCGCTGCTCACGCTCGGCGAGACGGTGCGGGCCGTCGACTCGCTGGCGGATGCGGACCTCACCCTGGTGGAGGGCGCGGGCGGATTACTCGTGCGGCTCGGCGACTTCACCGTCGTCGAACTCGCCCAGAAGCTCGCCGCCCCCGTCCTGGTCGTCGCCGCCGCCGGCCTGGGCACCCTCAACCACAGCGCACTCACCACCCGCGCCCTCGCCGCCGCGGGCATCCCGTGCGCGGGCCTGGTGATCGGATCCTGGCCCGCCGCACCGGATCTCGCCGCCGAGTGCAACCTGGCCGACCTGCCGGAGGTCACCGGCGCGGAGGTGGTCGGCGCGGTCCCCGAGGGAGCGGCCCGCCGGCACCCGGACGCGTTCGCCGAGGCCGCCCCCGGCTGGTTCCGCCCCGAGTGGCGCGAGCGCTACCTGAGCTGA
- a CDS encoding alpha/beta fold hydrolase, with the protein MSPEDRPPSTVADYDDARRRARLAETRPGHGWLRLRRTRVVLTRLSLIPLLLLVLFAQYLAVDVGPERARLARTEPAVLPIAAPVPEARGTAVFDMTGLGTLDATDTARALPSLTRLGSVWAVRYDNTGIDTKVISDLILKVTEAAHIDNIVLVGHSMGGVIALEIGQRIHTDSTKRLQAVLLDCTPVNLDAVRPESRNQGEDLLRWAGWLPGIRESRALRLLVETYSRRDRFVDKSTLPPIVHLERLRTVVGEVLRQKVGNPDAASNGLIESQFRAIVAGGAVDDLRAMAKPANGKPRPAIAFVRPANPERDPIVDVEDSHRVLIDRVGGVDGTLLVTLTRGTGHANPAQQPSAYNKVIEQQIVPFVRLTRNQELVAAGR; encoded by the coding sequence ATGTCTCCGGAGGACCGGCCCCCGTCCACCGTCGCGGACTACGACGACGCGCGGCGGCGGGCACGCCTGGCGGAAACCAGGCCGGGACACGGGTGGTTGCGGCTGCGGCGCACCCGTGTCGTGCTGACCCGGCTGTCCCTGATCCCGCTCCTGCTGCTGGTGCTGTTCGCGCAGTACCTCGCCGTCGACGTCGGCCCGGAGCGGGCCCGGCTGGCGCGCACCGAGCCGGCGGTGCTGCCGATCGCCGCCCCGGTGCCGGAGGCCCGCGGCACCGCCGTCTTCGATATGACCGGGCTGGGCACGCTGGACGCCACCGATACGGCGCGGGCGCTGCCGTCGCTGACCCGGCTGGGGTCGGTCTGGGCGGTGCGCTACGACAACACCGGTATCGACACCAAGGTGATCAGCGATCTCATCCTCAAGGTCACCGAGGCGGCGCATATCGACAACATCGTGCTGGTCGGCCACAGCATGGGCGGGGTGATCGCGCTCGAGATCGGCCAGCGCATCCACACCGACAGCACCAAGCGACTGCAGGCGGTGCTGTTGGACTGCACGCCGGTCAATCTGGACGCGGTCCGGCCGGAAAGCCGCAATCAGGGCGAGGATCTGCTGCGCTGGGCCGGGTGGTTGCCCGGCATCCGGGAGAGTCGCGCGCTGCGCCTGCTCGTCGAGACCTATTCGCGCCGCGACCGTTTCGTGGACAAGTCCACCCTGCCGCCGATCGTCCACCTGGAGCGGTTGCGCACCGTGGTGGGCGAGGTGCTGCGGCAGAAGGTCGGCAATCCCGACGCCGCCAGCAACGGGCTGATCGAATCCCAGTTCCGCGCGATCGTGGCCGGCGGCGCGGTCGACGATCTGCGCGCGATGGCCAAGCCCGCCAACGGCAAGCCGCGCCCGGCGATCGCCTTCGTCCGCCCGGCCAATCCGGAGCGCGATCCGATCGTGGACGTCGAGGACAGCCACCGCGTACTCATCGACCGGGTCGGCGGCGTGGACGGGACGCTGCTGGTGACGCTCACGCGCGGGACCGGGCACGCCAATCCGGCTCAGCAGCCGTCGGCGTACAACAAGGTCATAGAGCAGCAGATCGTGCCGTTCGTCCGGCTGACCCGCAATCAGGAGCTGGTGGCGGCCGGGCGGTGA
- a CDS encoding TetR/AcrR family transcriptional regulator C-terminal domain-containing protein → MQLHRTDVVDGAVAILDRYGLADLTMRRLATSLNVQPGALYWHFPNKQALLGAVADRILAPLDEPVAEDDWSAQVGELAHRMRSCLLAYRDGAELVSATYASRLTTSKGRERVAGALIRGGMTREEADLAAYTLLYYVLGETVDEQSRIQMDSAGALADDSSPLYENTTATDRFDFGLQLFVGGVRHLLGGRVRRSGHRPAATSS, encoded by the coding sequence GTGCAGCTGCATCGCACCGACGTCGTGGACGGCGCCGTCGCCATCCTCGACCGGTACGGCCTGGCCGATCTCACGATGCGCCGCCTGGCGACGTCGCTGAACGTCCAGCCCGGCGCGCTGTACTGGCACTTCCCCAACAAGCAGGCACTGCTGGGCGCGGTCGCCGACCGCATCCTGGCGCCCCTGGACGAACCGGTCGCCGAGGACGACTGGTCCGCGCAGGTCGGCGAGCTGGCGCACCGGATGCGCTCGTGCCTGCTCGCCTACCGCGACGGCGCGGAACTGGTGTCGGCCACCTACGCCTCGCGGCTGACCACCAGCAAGGGCCGCGAGCGCGTCGCCGGGGCGCTGATCCGGGGCGGCATGACCCGCGAGGAGGCCGACCTGGCCGCCTATACGCTGCTGTACTACGTGCTCGGCGAGACCGTGGACGAGCAGTCCCGGATACAGATGGATTCGGCCGGCGCGCTGGCCGACGACTCCTCGCCGCTGTACGAGAACACCACCGCCACCGACCGTTTCGACTTCGGCCTGCAACTGTTCGTCGGGGGCGTGCGGCATCTGCTGGGCGGCCGGGTGCGCCGGAGCGGTCACCGCCCGGCCGCCACCAGCTCCTGA
- the bioB gene encoding biotin synthase BioB, whose product MTQASARTDTDILAIAREQVLDRGVGLDRQQALEVLRLDDDRLEQLLQLAHDVRMRWCGPEVEVEGIISLKTGGCPEDCHFCSQSGLFESPVRAAWLDIPSLVEAAKQTAKTGATEFCIVAAVRGPDERLMAQVAAAVEAIRDEVDIQVACSLGMLTQEQVDRLAEMGVHRYNHNLETARSHFPNVVTTHSWEERWDTLRMVRTAGMEVCCGGILGMGETLEQRAEFAAQLAELEPDEVPLNFLNPRPGTPFGDLEVLPAADALRAVAAFRLALPRTILRFAGGREITLGDLGAKQGILGGINAVIVGNYLTTLGRPAEHDLDLLGELQMPIKALNETL is encoded by the coding sequence ATGACTCAGGCATCGGCCCGGACCGACACCGACATTCTGGCGATCGCTCGCGAGCAGGTGCTCGACCGCGGCGTGGGCCTCGACCGGCAGCAGGCCCTCGAGGTGCTGCGCCTCGACGACGACCGGCTCGAGCAGCTCCTGCAGCTGGCGCACGACGTGCGGATGCGGTGGTGCGGCCCGGAGGTGGAGGTCGAGGGCATCATCTCGCTCAAGACCGGCGGCTGCCCGGAGGACTGCCACTTCTGTTCGCAGTCCGGGCTCTTCGAGTCGCCGGTGCGGGCCGCGTGGCTCGACATCCCGAGCCTGGTGGAGGCCGCCAAGCAGACCGCCAAGACGGGAGCCACCGAGTTCTGCATCGTCGCGGCCGTCCGCGGCCCCGACGAGCGGCTGATGGCGCAGGTCGCCGCGGCCGTCGAGGCCATCCGCGACGAGGTCGACATCCAGGTGGCCTGCTCGCTGGGCATGCTGACCCAGGAGCAGGTCGACCGGCTGGCCGAGATGGGCGTGCACCGCTACAACCACAACCTGGAGACCGCCCGGTCGCACTTCCCGAACGTGGTCACCACGCACAGCTGGGAGGAGCGCTGGGACACGCTGCGCATGGTGCGCACGGCCGGCATGGAGGTGTGCTGCGGCGGCATCCTCGGCATGGGCGAAACCCTGGAGCAGCGCGCCGAATTCGCCGCGCAGCTGGCCGAGTTGGAGCCCGACGAGGTGCCGCTGAACTTCCTCAACCCGCGGCCGGGCACGCCGTTCGGCGATCTCGAGGTGCTGCCGGCGGCGGATGCGCTGCGTGCCGTCGCCGCGTTCCGGCTGGCGCTGCCGCGCACCATCCTGCGCTTCGCCGGCGGCCGCGAGATCACCCTCGGCGATCTGGGCGCCAAGCAGGGAATTCTCGGCGGTATCAACGCCGTGATCGTCGGCAACTACCTGACCACACTGGGCCGCCCGGCCGAGCACGACCTGGATCTGCTCGGCGAGTTGCAGATGCCGATCAAGGCGCTCAACGAAACCCTGTGA
- a CDS encoding DUF2567 domain-containing protein, which translates to MAHQNSAVPSGAARRELRAVLWVVVAVLLAGAVAGVVWGLLAPVEKVVVVEPGRGSVLPGESAHRFDAVAIFVCLGAVVGLLTAAAAWRVRRVRGPMLLGGLLFGSLAGAWLMSFVGDRVADLLHPHAPDPPLRTIVELAPSVAPSEFTGWTQLLVQPLVATLVVLVLAALSTSEDLGAGTRVAADRADGVRPYASEVTYGPYGTPVAQNVRFGPFEGADSGSTP; encoded by the coding sequence ATGGCGCATCAGAACAGCGCCGTACCGTCCGGAGCGGCCCGCCGCGAGCTGCGCGCCGTGCTGTGGGTGGTGGTCGCCGTGCTGCTGGCCGGCGCCGTCGCCGGTGTCGTGTGGGGCCTGCTGGCGCCGGTGGAGAAGGTGGTCGTGGTGGAGCCGGGCCGGGGCTCGGTGCTGCCGGGGGAGAGCGCGCACCGGTTCGACGCGGTGGCGATCTTCGTCTGCCTCGGCGCCGTCGTCGGTCTGCTCACCGCCGCGGCGGCCTGGCGGGTGCGCCGGGTGCGTGGGCCGATGTTGCTGGGCGGCTTGCTGTTCGGATCGCTGGCCGGTGCCTGGCTGATGTCCTTCGTCGGGGATCGGGTCGCGGATCTGCTGCATCCGCATGCGCCGGATCCGCCGCTGCGGACGATCGTGGAGCTGGCGCCGAGCGTGGCGCCGTCGGAGTTCACCGGCTGGACCCAGCTGTTGGTGCAGCCGCTGGTGGCGACGCTGGTGGTGCTCGTGCTGGCGGCGCTGAGCACCTCCGAGGATCTGGGCGCCGGCACCCGCGTCGCCGCCGACCGGGCCGACGGTGTCCGGCCCTACGCCTCCGAGGTCACCTACGGTCCGTACGGCACGCCCGTCGCGCAGAACGTGCGGTTCGGCCCGTTCGAGGGCGCGGATTCCGGTTCCACACCCTGA